One window from the genome of Streptomyces sp. NBC_00708 encodes:
- a CDS encoding GntR family transcriptional regulator: MTPPVVHSLREQIREHIVEGIVSGRWKPGERIVERRIATELEVSQTPVREALRELETLRLIESAPNKGVRVRNLTAADLEESYPVRAGLEQIAAELAAPALGEDCSLLAPHVAALYEADRLADGEAQVRHTVGFHRELVRAAGNAVLLHTWEGLGIEVFTALSIRWLGTVQKSYAEEHEALIDAFLRKDPDIGTLVKAHVLGCAPRA, encoded by the coding sequence ATGACCCCGCCCGTCGTCCACTCGCTGCGCGAACAGATCCGCGAGCACATCGTGGAGGGGATCGTCAGCGGGCGCTGGAAGCCGGGCGAGCGGATCGTGGAGCGGCGCATCGCCACCGAGCTGGAGGTCAGCCAGACGCCCGTGCGCGAGGCGCTGCGGGAGCTGGAGACGCTGCGGCTGATCGAGTCGGCGCCCAACAAGGGCGTCCGGGTCCGCAACCTCACCGCCGCCGACCTGGAGGAGAGCTACCCGGTACGGGCGGGTCTGGAGCAGATCGCGGCCGAGCTGGCGGCCCCCGCGCTCGGCGAGGACTGCTCGCTGCTGGCGCCGCACGTGGCGGCGCTGTACGAGGCGGACCGGCTGGCGGACGGCGAGGCCCAGGTCCGGCACACGGTCGGTTTCCACCGCGAGCTGGTGCGGGCGGCGGGCAACGCGGTGCTGCTGCACACCTGGGAGGGGCTGGGCATCGAGGTGTTCACGGCGCTGTCGATCCGCTGGCTGGGGACGGTGCAGAAGTCGTACGCCGAGGAGCACGAGGCGCTCATCGACGCCTTCCTCCGCAAGGATCCGGACATAGGGACCCTGGTCAAGGCGCACGTGCTGGGCTGCGCGCCGCGCGCCTGA
- the aceE gene encoding pyruvate dehydrogenase (acetyl-transferring), homodimeric type, with protein sequence MTDPVGKLPSELDQLPDRDPEETAEWAASLDAVTKAAGPHRAAYLMRRSLQHAEGAGLALPKLLETDYVNSIPTAAEPDFDGDLEMESRITAWNRWNAAAMVTRGARFGVGGHIATFASAAWLYETGFNHFFRGKEGDGSGDQLYIQGHASPGIYARAFLDGRLSEQQLDNFRQEAGGDGLPSYPHPRRLPWLWEFPTVSMGLGPLSAIYQARFNRYLANRNIKDTSNSHVWAFLGDGEMDEPESTAALALAAREKLDNLTFVINCNLQRLDGPVRANFRVVQELEGAFRGAGWNVIKTLWGNAWDELFQLDTTGALVRRLREVPDAQFQTYATRDVAYIREHFFGAEPALAELAKLLTDAKIAECFYTSRGGHEARKVYAAYRAAVEHKGAPTVILAQTVKGYTLGKGFESKNANHQMKKLSIDEFKGMRELLGLPIPDSAFADGLVPYGHPGADSPEVRYLQERRAALGGPAPARRVHAVALPEPEERAFAALKKGSGKQEMATTMAFVRLVKDLMRDKQTGKRWVPIVPDEARTFGMESLFPSAGIYSPLGQTYEPVDRDQLMYYKEAKDGQILNEGITEAGAMADFIAAATSYATHGETMIPFYIFYSMFGWQRTGDQMWQLADQLGKGFIVGATAGRTTLTGEGLQHADGHSHLIAATNPASLNYDPAFAYEIAVIVKDGLRRMYGPEAEDVFYYLTVYNEPKQQPAMPEGVEEGIVKGLYRFKEGTPAAADAPRAQLLASGTAIHWALEAQELLAADWGVTADVWSATSWGELRREALECDEALLRGEQRVPYVTQALEGAPGPVVAVSDWMRAVPDQISQWVEQDWSSLGTDGFGLSDTRDAARRHFGVDAQSVVVATLAQLARRGEVPATAVKEARDRYGL encoded by the coding sequence ATGACCGACCCCGTAGGAAAGCTTCCGAGCGAGCTCGACCAGCTCCCGGACCGCGACCCGGAGGAGACCGCTGAATGGGCGGCCTCCCTGGATGCCGTCACCAAGGCCGCGGGCCCGCACCGTGCCGCGTATCTGATGCGGCGCTCGCTCCAGCACGCCGAGGGCGCCGGTCTCGCGCTGCCCAAGCTGCTGGAGACCGATTACGTCAACTCCATCCCGACCGCCGCGGAGCCCGACTTCGACGGCGACCTGGAGATGGAGTCGAGGATCACCGCGTGGAACCGCTGGAACGCGGCCGCGATGGTCACCCGCGGTGCCCGCTTCGGCGTCGGCGGCCACATCGCCACCTTCGCCTCGGCGGCCTGGCTGTACGAGACCGGCTTCAACCACTTCTTCCGCGGCAAGGAGGGGGACGGCTCCGGCGACCAGCTCTACATCCAGGGCCACGCCTCCCCCGGCATCTACGCCCGTGCCTTCCTCGACGGCCGGCTCAGCGAGCAGCAGCTCGACAACTTCCGCCAGGAGGCGGGCGGCGACGGTCTGCCGTCCTACCCGCACCCGCGGCGGCTGCCCTGGCTGTGGGAGTTCCCCACCGTCTCCATGGGCCTCGGCCCGCTCTCGGCGATCTACCAGGCGCGCTTCAACCGCTACCTCGCCAACCGCAACATCAAGGACACGTCGAACTCGCACGTCTGGGCCTTCCTGGGCGACGGCGAGATGGACGAGCCCGAGTCGACCGCCGCCCTCGCGCTGGCGGCCCGCGAGAAGCTCGACAACCTGACCTTCGTCATCAACTGCAACCTGCAGCGCCTCGACGGTCCGGTCCGCGCCAACTTCCGCGTCGTGCAGGAGCTGGAGGGCGCCTTCCGGGGTGCCGGCTGGAACGTCATCAAGACGCTCTGGGGCAACGCCTGGGACGAGCTGTTCCAGCTCGACACCACGGGCGCGCTGGTCCGCCGGCTGCGCGAGGTCCCGGACGCGCAGTTCCAGACGTACGCCACCCGTGACGTCGCGTACATCCGTGAGCACTTCTTCGGCGCCGAGCCCGCGCTCGCCGAGCTGGCGAAACTGCTCACCGACGCGAAGATCGCCGAGTGTTTCTACACCTCCCGCGGCGGCCACGAGGCCCGCAAGGTGTACGCGGCGTACCGCGCGGCCGTCGAGCACAAGGGCGCGCCGACCGTGATCCTCGCCCAGACGGTGAAGGGCTACACGCTCGGCAAGGGCTTCGAGTCCAAGAACGCCAACCACCAGATGAAGAAACTGTCGATCGACGAGTTCAAGGGCATGCGCGAGCTGCTCGGCCTCCCGATCCCGGACAGCGCCTTCGCCGACGGCCTGGTGCCCTACGGCCACCCGGGCGCCGACTCCCCCGAGGTCCGCTACCTCCAGGAGCGCCGTGCCGCCCTCGGCGGCCCCGCCCCGGCCCGCCGGGTGCACGCGGTGGCGCTGCCCGAGCCCGAGGAGCGCGCGTTCGCCGCGCTCAAGAAGGGCTCCGGCAAGCAGGAGATGGCCACCACCATGGCCTTCGTCCGCCTGGTCAAGGACCTGATGCGGGACAAGCAGACCGGTAAGCGCTGGGTGCCGATCGTCCCGGACGAGGCCCGCACCTTCGGCATGGAGTCGCTGTTCCCCTCCGCCGGCATCTACTCGCCGCTGGGCCAGACGTACGAGCCGGTCGACCGCGACCAGCTGATGTACTACAAGGAGGCCAAGGACGGCCAGATCCTCAACGAGGGGATCACCGAGGCCGGCGCCATGGCCGACTTCATCGCCGCCGCCACGTCGTACGCGACGCACGGCGAGACGATGATCCCGTTCTACATCTTCTACTCGATGTTCGGCTGGCAGCGGACCGGCGACCAGATGTGGCAGCTCGCCGACCAGCTCGGCAAGGGCTTCATCGTCGGCGCCACCGCCGGCCGTACGACCCTGACGGGCGAGGGCCTCCAGCACGCGGACGGCCACTCGCACCTGATCGCCGCCACGAACCCTGCGTCGCTCAACTACGACCCGGCGTTCGCGTACGAGATCGCGGTCATCGTCAAGGACGGTCTGCGGCGGATGTACGGCCCCGAGGCCGAGGACGTCTTCTACTACCTGACGGTCTACAACGAGCCGAAGCAGCAGCCCGCGATGCCGGAAGGCGTCGAGGAGGGCATCGTCAAGGGCCTGTACCGCTTCAAGGAGGGCACGCCCGCGGCCGCGGACGCCCCCCGCGCCCAGCTGCTGGCCTCCGGCACGGCCATCCACTGGGCCCTGGAGGCCCAGGAGCTGCTGGCCGCCGACTGGGGTGTCACGGCCGACGTCTGGTCCGCGACCTCCTGGGGCGAGCTGCGCCGCGAGGCGCTGGAGTGCGACGAGGCGCTGCTCCGCGGTGAGCAGCGAGTGCCGTACGTGACGCAGGCGCTGGAGGGCGCGCCGGGTCCGGTCGTCGCGGTCAGCGACTGGATGCGCGCGGTGCCGGACCAGATCAGCCAGTGGGTCGAGCAGGACTGGTCCTCGCTCGGCACGGACGGCTTCGGTCTCTCCGACACGCGTGACGCGGCCCGCCGCCACTTCGGCGTCGACGCCCAGTCCGTCGTGGTCGCCACGCTGGCCCAGCTGGCCCGGCGCGGCGAGGTGCCGGCGACCGCCGTCAAGGAGGCGCGGGACCGCTACGGTCTCTGA
- a CDS encoding YafY family transcriptional regulator — translation MRAARLIRMVLLLQARPGMTAAELARELEVSERTVTRDAQALSEAGIPVYAERGRAGGYRLVGGYRTGLTGLARDEAEALFLSGLPSALREMGLADAASAARLKVSAALTPALRDAPAGAGRRFHLDAPGWYQEPVTPELLPAVADAVWRDRLLLARYRRAGRDTDVERELAPYGLVLKAGVWYLCARVGDDVRVYRIDRFTAVTVSTTPFVRDEGFDLPAFWEERSAAFARSLLRTEVTLRLSETAVRRLPHTVDRAAAREALAAAGPPEGDGWVTVTLAVESPDVAYGQLLGLGPELEVLEPPALRERFTTAAARLHALYGEAL, via the coding sequence ATGCGTGCTGCCCGGCTGATCCGTATGGTGCTGCTCCTCCAGGCCCGCCCCGGCATGACCGCCGCCGAGCTGGCACGGGAGCTGGAGGTCTCCGAGCGGACCGTCACGCGGGACGCCCAAGCCCTCTCCGAGGCCGGCATCCCGGTGTACGCGGAGCGCGGCCGGGCCGGCGGCTACCGGCTCGTCGGCGGCTACCGCACCGGGCTGACCGGTCTCGCCCGTGACGAGGCCGAGGCGCTCTTCCTGTCCGGCCTGCCCTCCGCCCTGCGCGAGATGGGGCTCGCGGACGCCGCCTCCGCCGCCCGGCTCAAGGTGTCGGCGGCCCTCACCCCCGCGCTGCGGGACGCCCCGGCGGGCGCCGGCCGGCGCTTCCACCTGGACGCGCCCGGCTGGTATCAGGAACCGGTCACCCCCGAACTGCTGCCCGCCGTGGCCGACGCCGTGTGGCGCGACCGGCTGCTCCTCGCCCGGTACCGGCGGGCCGGCCGGGACACCGACGTCGAACGGGAGCTGGCCCCGTACGGGCTCGTCCTGAAGGCGGGCGTCTGGTACCTGTGCGCCCGCGTGGGCGACGACGTCCGGGTCTACCGCATCGACCGGTTCACCGCCGTGACCGTCTCCACCACCCCTTTCGTCCGGGACGAGGGTTTCGACCTGCCCGCCTTCTGGGAAGAGCGGTCCGCCGCGTTCGCCCGCTCGCTGCTGCGTACGGAGGTGACGCTGCGGCTCTCGGAGACGGCCGTGCGCCGGCTGCCGCACACCGTGGACCGGGCCGCCGCCCGGGAGGCGCTGGCGGCGGCCGGGCCGCCCGAGGGGGACGGCTGGGTCACCGTCACCCTGGCGGTCGAGTCCCCGGATGTCGCCTACGGCCAGCTGCTGGGCCTCGGACCGGAGTTGGAGGTCCTGGAACCGCCCGCCCTGCGGGAGAGGTTCACGACCGCCGCGGCCCGCCTGCACGCCCTCTACGGGGAGGCCCTCTGA
- a CDS encoding DUF4240 domain-containing protein → MDETEFWELIDSTREAADGDPEDHADLLVDKLVRLDPESVLDFARHFEARFNRAYRWDLWGAAAVLLGGADDEAFDSFRCWLIGRGREVFEGAVHDPDSLAELLGSFDEELDGDGEELGYAADEAYEQLTGVVAPDLGLPPQADEPEGTELDPDDDDALAARLPVLWERYGRE, encoded by the coding sequence ATGGACGAGACCGAGTTCTGGGAGCTGATCGACAGCACGCGCGAGGCCGCCGACGGCGACCCCGAGGACCATGCCGACCTGCTGGTCGACAAGCTGGTGCGGCTCGATCCCGAATCCGTGCTGGACTTCGCCCGGCACTTCGAGGCCCGCTTCAACCGCGCCTACCGCTGGGACCTGTGGGGCGCCGCCGCCGTGCTGCTCGGCGGCGCGGACGACGAGGCCTTCGACTCCTTCCGCTGCTGGCTGATCGGCCGGGGCCGGGAGGTCTTCGAGGGCGCCGTGCACGACCCGGACAGCCTGGCCGAGCTGCTCGGCTCCTTCGACGAGGAACTGGACGGCGACGGCGAGGAGCTGGGCTACGCGGCCGACGAGGCGTACGAACAGCTCACCGGCGTCGTCGCGCCCGACCTCGGGCTCCCGCCGCAGGCCGACGAGCCGGAGGGCACCGAACTGGACCCGGACGACGACGACGCCCTGGCGGCCCGGCTGCCCGTGCTCTGGGAGCGGTACGGCCGGGAATGA
- a CDS encoding GNAT family N-acetyltransferase produces MTESAMSAAPVVRRAVLDDGPALGELDRATWSTLHAVQPRPQPPYAPFFDERHPPQDILVAQAEDEAGRLLPAGYIRVVPPTPLACNAHVRQIQGLAVAHWARGRGVGRALIRAACVAARGEGANRMTLRVLGHNAPARALYEAEGFAVEGVLPGEFFLNGRYVDDVMMGRPLTP; encoded by the coding sequence ATGACCGAATCCGCCATGTCCGCCGCCCCTGTTGTCCGCCGCGCCGTCCTGGACGACGGGCCGGCCCTCGGTGAGCTGGACCGTGCCACCTGGTCGACGCTGCACGCGGTGCAGCCGCGCCCGCAGCCGCCGTACGCGCCGTTCTTCGACGAGCGCCACCCGCCCCAGGACATCCTGGTGGCCCAGGCGGAGGACGAGGCGGGGAGGCTGCTGCCGGCCGGTTACATACGGGTGGTGCCGCCGACCCCGTTGGCCTGCAACGCGCACGTCCGGCAGATCCAGGGCCTCGCCGTGGCCCACTGGGCGCGTGGCCGGGGCGTCGGGCGCGCCCTGATCCGGGCCGCGTGTGTCGCGGCGCGCGGCGAGGGCGCGAACCGGATGACCCTGCGGGTCCTCGGTCACAACGCTCCCGCCCGCGCGCTGTACGAGGCGGAGGGCTTCGCCGTCGAGGGCGTGCTGCCGGGCGAGTTCTTCCTGAACGGGCGGTACGTGGACGACGTGATGATGGGCCGCCCGCTCACCCCGTGA
- a CDS encoding TIGR01777 family oxidoreductase, whose protein sequence is MPHSRIAVTGSTGLIGAALVRSLRADGHEVVRLVRHPAREGDEVEWDPKREYVDVAGLVGCDAVVHLAGAGVGDHRWTDAYKKEIRDSRVLGTATLADAVASLDTPPAVLLSGSAIGFYGDTGDRPVDEDAPPGDGFLPSVCVEWEEATAAAEEAGVRTVHARTGLVVAREGGAWGRLFPLFRAGLGGRLGNGRQYWSFIALHDHIAAMRHILDTPELSGPVNLTAPTPVTNAEVTAAMGRVLRRPTLFPVPAQALRIALGEFAGDVLGSQRVLPARLLDSGFSFAFPGVDAAIRSALR, encoded by the coding sequence ATGCCGCACTCCCGCATCGCCGTCACCGGATCGACCGGACTTATCGGAGCGGCCCTCGTCCGCTCGCTGCGCGCCGACGGGCACGAGGTGGTCCGCCTGGTGCGCCACCCCGCCCGGGAGGGGGACGAGGTGGAGTGGGACCCCAAGCGCGAGTACGTGGACGTGGCCGGCCTGGTCGGCTGCGACGCGGTCGTCCACCTCGCCGGGGCCGGGGTCGGCGATCACCGCTGGACCGACGCGTACAAGAAGGAGATCCGGGACAGCCGGGTGCTCGGCACCGCCACCCTCGCGGACGCCGTCGCCTCGCTCGACACCCCGCCCGCCGTACTGCTCTCCGGCTCCGCGATCGGCTTCTACGGGGACACCGGGGACCGCCCGGTCGACGAGGACGCGCCGCCCGGCGACGGGTTCCTGCCCTCGGTGTGCGTGGAGTGGGAGGAGGCCACCGCGGCGGCCGAGGAGGCGGGGGTGCGCACGGTGCACGCCCGCACCGGCCTGGTGGTCGCCCGGGAGGGCGGCGCCTGGGGCCGGCTCTTCCCGCTGTTCCGGGCCGGGCTCGGCGGCCGGCTGGGCAACGGGCGGCAGTACTGGAGCTTCATCGCGCTGCACGACCACATCGCGGCGATGCGGCACATCCTGGACACCCCGGAGCTGTCGGGGCCGGTGAACCTGACCGCTCCCACGCCCGTCACCAACGCCGAGGTGACCGCCGCGATGGGGCGCGTACTGCGGCGGCCGACGCTGTTCCCGGTGCCGGCGCAGGCGCTGCGGATCGCGCTGGGCGAGTTCGCCGGGGACGTGCTGGGCAGTCAGCGGGTGCTGCCCGCACGGCTGCTGGACTCCGGCTTCTCGTTCGCCTTCCCCGGCGTCGACGCCGCGATCCGGTCGGCCCTGCGCTGA
- a CDS encoding FAD-dependent oxidoreductase: MLSTAHHADVVIIGAGIAGLSAAHRLTSAGVSVSVLEAGPGVGGRMTTDDVDGFRLDRVGPLLNTAYPELRTTPGLEGLVLRTFDPGVLVHSEGRRHRTGETRRVPGARSARGALKAARALASAPRPPRAGALTGAMGGAIDHARLGVALARLAATPTARVLARPERAALDALSGRLSARTLNGFVRPLLTALLSDPDLTTSSRCADLALRTYASGRLCVPEGGADTLPALLAASLPPGTVRTGVHVTSADITSVRTKEHGELGCRSLLVATGASAAAELLPGLRLPSFHPVTVLHHTAPAPPPTGAALLLDADRSGPVAHTAVMSAVDPARAPHGRTLISSTVLGTPPDDLDRTVRAHLATLYGVPTDDWELLAAHHDPEAVPAMPAPHDPHRPVRVLAGLYVCGDHRDTGTVQGALASGHRAAASILNDLGVRPATGDTPALSEAA, from the coding sequence GTGCTCAGCACGGCACACCACGCGGACGTCGTCATCATCGGGGCCGGAATCGCCGGCCTGTCAGCGGCCCACCGGCTGACCAGCGCGGGAGTCAGTGTCAGCGTCCTGGAGGCCGGCCCCGGCGTCGGCGGCCGGATGACGACCGACGACGTGGACGGGTTCCGGCTCGACCGCGTCGGCCCGCTGCTCAACACCGCGTATCCCGAGCTCCGCACCACCCCGGGGCTCGAAGGACTCGTCCTGCGCACCTTCGATCCCGGCGTCCTCGTCCACAGCGAGGGCCGCCGCCACCGGACCGGGGAGACCCGCCGCGTACCGGGCGCACGCAGCGCACGGGGCGCGCTCAAGGCGGCGCGCGCCCTCGCGAGCGCCCCCCGGCCGCCCCGCGCGGGCGCCCTCACCGGAGCCATGGGCGGCGCGATCGACCACGCCCGGCTCGGCGTGGCACTCGCCCGGCTGGCCGCCACCCCCACGGCCCGCGTCCTCGCCCGGCCCGAACGCGCCGCGCTCGACGCCCTCTCCGGCCGGCTGTCCGCCCGTACGCTCAACGGCTTCGTCCGCCCCCTGCTCACCGCACTCCTCAGCGACCCGGACCTCACCACCTCCAGCCGCTGCGCCGACCTCGCCCTGCGCACGTACGCGAGCGGCCGTCTGTGCGTACCGGAGGGCGGGGCGGACACGCTGCCCGCGCTCCTCGCCGCTTCCCTGCCGCCCGGCACCGTACGCACCGGAGTGCACGTCACCTCCGCCGACATCACCTCCGTACGCACCAAGGAACACGGCGAACTGGGCTGTCGCTCCCTGCTCGTGGCCACCGGGGCGAGCGCCGCCGCCGAACTGCTGCCGGGCCTGCGCCTGCCGTCCTTCCACCCCGTGACGGTGCTTCACCACACCGCCCCCGCTCCCCCGCCGACGGGCGCCGCACTCCTCCTCGACGCCGACCGGTCGGGCCCCGTCGCCCACACCGCCGTGATGAGCGCGGTCGACCCGGCGCGCGCCCCGCACGGCCGGACCCTGATCAGCTCCACGGTGCTCGGCACCCCGCCCGACGACCTCGACCGCACGGTCCGCGCCCACCTCGCCACCCTCTACGGCGTACCCACCGACGACTGGGAGCTGCTGGCCGCCCACCACGACCCGGAAGCGGTACCCGCGATGCCCGCGCCGCACGACCCGCACCGCCCCGTCCGGGTCCTCGCGGGCCTCTACGTGTGCGGCGACCACCGCGACACCGGCACCGTCCAGGGCGCCCTGGCCTCCGGCCACCGCGCCGCCGCCTCGATCCTCAACGACCTCGGCGTACGCCCCGCCACCGGGGACACACCAGCGCTTTCCGAGGCGGCCTGA
- a CDS encoding regulator, whose product MSERPPQRTPNRRLASLITEAGFSNAGLARRVDQLGLEHGLDLRYDKTSVTRWLRGQQPRGTTPALIAEVFTRRLGRRLSAQDLGLDACAPVYAGLEFAATPAEAVDIVSGLWRKDSGSHTELRKIAFTPAGLVVPSRDWLIGRADEWVGRPAPGGPVRAGAARPPAGAQVPAAPAPYAAHGTVPVVPEQGGAPGGRHGVRGPVPSRPGGTPPPPGAPGTAAVPRQRQTERGSGLRVGEGDVAALRSVAELFRTLDHAYGGGHARQALVRYLEHETEPMLRGTYGEATGRRLFGAAADLTRLAGWTSYDIAAHGLAQRYFVQALRLAQAAGDRAYGSYVLITMSRQAVYLTHGREAVQLARVAQQGIGSAAPHTVTALLHAVEARGHAVLGDAKACTASLARAERALEAARPGDEVPHWARHFDEAQLADEFGHCHRDLQQYRAAAQYAERALQLRAPAYARSRLFCRVVLASARLGLGELDQACRLGAEAAQQAAEMRSARATEYVRDFERRLEPFRDAAAVRGYRERVAALG is encoded by the coding sequence ATGTCGGAACGACCTCCGCAGCGCACCCCCAACCGTCGGCTCGCCTCGCTCATCACCGAGGCCGGTTTCTCCAACGCCGGCCTCGCCCGCCGGGTGGATCAGCTCGGCCTCGAACACGGCCTCGACCTGCGGTACGACAAGACGTCCGTGACCCGGTGGCTGCGGGGCCAGCAGCCCCGGGGGACCACGCCCGCGCTGATCGCCGAGGTCTTCACCCGGCGCCTCGGCCGCCGGCTCTCGGCGCAGGACCTGGGGCTGGACGCCTGCGCCCCGGTCTACGCCGGTCTCGAGTTCGCCGCCACGCCCGCCGAGGCGGTCGACATCGTGAGCGGGCTCTGGCGCAAGGACTCCGGCAGCCACACGGAGCTGCGGAAGATCGCCTTCACCCCGGCCGGGCTCGTCGTCCCCAGCCGGGACTGGCTGATCGGCCGGGCGGACGAGTGGGTCGGCCGGCCCGCGCCGGGCGGACCCGTCAGGGCCGGTGCCGCGAGGCCCCCGGCCGGGGCCCAGGTCCCCGCCGCCCCGGCCCCCTACGCGGCGCACGGCACCGTTCCCGTCGTCCCGGAACAGGGCGGCGCCCCGGGCGGGCGGCACGGTGTGCGGGGGCCCGTGCCCTCACGGCCCGGCGGGACGCCCCCGCCGCCCGGCGCCCCGGGCACCGCCGCCGTGCCCCGGCAGCGGCAGACCGAACGGGGTTCGGGGCTGCGGGTGGGCGAGGGGGACGTCGCCGCGCTGCGTTCGGTGGCCGAGCTCTTCCGCACCCTCGACCACGCCTACGGCGGCGGCCACGCCCGGCAGGCTCTCGTGCGGTACCTGGAGCACGAGACGGAGCCGATGCTGCGCGGCACGTACGGGGAGGCGACCGGCCGGCGGCTGTTCGGGGCCGCCGCCGATCTGACCAGGCTGGCGGGCTGGACCTCGTACGACATCGCGGCGCACGGGCTGGCCCAGCGCTATTTCGTGCAGGCGCTGCGGCTCGCGCAGGCGGCGGGCGACCGGGCGTACGGCAGTTATGTGCTGATCACCATGAGCCGTCAGGCGGTCTATCTCACGCACGGCCGCGAAGCGGTCCAGCTGGCCCGGGTGGCTCAGCAGGGCATCGGTTCGGCCGCGCCGCACACCGTGACGGCCCTGCTGCACGCGGTGGAGGCGCGCGGGCACGCGGTGCTCGGGGACGCCAAGGCGTGCACGGCCTCGCTGGCGCGAGCGGAACGCGCGCTGGAGGCCGCCCGGCCCGGTGACGAGGTGCCGCACTGGGCGCGCCACTTCGACGAGGCGCAGCTCGCCGACGAGTTCGGGCACTGCCACCGCGACCTCCAGCAGTACCGGGCCGCCGCCCAGTACGCGGAGCGCGCGCTCCAGTTGCGCGCCCCCGCGTACGCCCGGAGCAGGCTGTTCTGCCGGGTGGTGCTGGCGTCCGCCCGGCTGGGGCTCGGGGAGCTGGACCAGGCGTGCCGGCTGGGCGCGGAGGCCGCTCAGCAGGCGGCCGAGATGCGTTCGGCGCGTGCCACGGAGTACGTGCGGGACTTCGAGCGGCGGCTGGAGCCCTTCCGGGACGCCGCCGCCGTACGGGGCTACCGGGAGCGGGTGGCGGCGCTGGGCTGA
- the lipB gene encoding lipoyl(octanoyl) transferase LipB produces MTELRFVRMGFGENAVDYREAWQKQREVHAARFEDTVPDTCLLVEHPPVYTAGRRTADSERPLDGTPVIDVDRGGKITWHGPGQLVGYPIQKLPRPVDVVAHVRRLEEALIRTAAEFGVETTRVEGRSGVWVLGDPVEQRPAIPGLTLDFDPRMQDDEFDPRLNGPQYAPSNAGQRREDRKLAAIGIRVAKGVTMHGFSFNVNPDNTWFDRIVPCGIRDAGVTSLSYELGRDITIDEVLPVVEKHLRDILENAELAPRTIERADDAMATA; encoded by the coding sequence GTGACGGAGCTCCGGTTCGTCCGTATGGGATTCGGCGAGAACGCCGTCGACTACCGGGAGGCCTGGCAGAAGCAGCGCGAGGTGCACGCGGCGCGGTTCGAGGACACCGTGCCCGACACCTGCCTGCTCGTCGAGCACCCGCCCGTCTACACCGCGGGCAGGCGCACGGCCGACAGCGAGCGCCCCCTCGACGGCACCCCCGTTATCGACGTCGACCGCGGCGGCAAGATCACCTGGCACGGCCCCGGCCAGCTCGTCGGCTACCCGATCCAGAAGCTCCCCCGCCCCGTGGACGTCGTCGCCCACGTGCGCCGCCTCGAAGAGGCCCTGATCCGCACCGCCGCCGAGTTCGGCGTCGAGACCACCCGCGTCGAGGGCCGCAGCGGCGTCTGGGTCCTGGGCGACCCCGTCGAACAGCGCCCCGCCATTCCCGGCCTCACCCTCGACTTCGACCCGCGCATGCAGGACGACGAGTTCGACCCCCGCCTCAACGGTCCGCAGTACGCCCCCTCCAACGCCGGCCAGCGCCGCGAGGACCGCAAGCTCGCCGCGATCGGCATCCGCGTCGCCAAGGGCGTCACCATGCACGGCTTCTCGTTCAACGTGAACCCCGACAACACCTGGTTCGACCGGATCGTCCCCTGCGGCATCCGGGACGCCGGCGTCACCTCGCTCAGCTACGAGCTCGGCCGCGACATCACCATCGACGAGGTCCTCCCCGTCGTCGAGAAGCACCTCCGGGACATCCTGGAGAACGCCGAACTCGCCCCCCGTACGATCGAGCGCGCCGACGACGCCATGGCCACGGCGTGA